A portion of the Maylandia zebra isolate NMK-2024a linkage group LG9, Mzebra_GT3a, whole genome shotgun sequence genome contains these proteins:
- the wasf3b gene encoding wiskott-Aldrich syndrome protein family member 3b, protein MPLVKRNIEPRHLCRGALPEGIGSELECVMNNTLSAIIRQLSSLSKHAEDIFGELFNEANTFYLRANSLQDRIDRLAVKVTQLDSTVEEVSLQDINMRKAFKSSTTQDQQVVSKSSVPTPVKEMYNLSDKPPPLNILTPYRDDHKEALKFYTDPSYFFDLWKEKMLQDTEDKRKEKRKQKEQRRCVDGTLQREVKKVRKARNRRQEWNMMALDKELRPDHRHTIHRDRGASSEGSMSPENRGHGLDQHHYPNSMNHAGHAHTYSGPPPSALVAQMTAGHAPRGGGEHDNRGRTMMAYQGGTLGRSHHHHVPLPPPPTEVMNGGSMSLPPVDYSMDGYANTGPPPPPPAPVIPSAQTAFASPPGGPMPPGPMAGAVGYAPPPPPVSGAQAAPPPPGPPPPPLPAGASHSTTHKMSSAASAETTAVNDARSDLLAAIRMGIQLKKVQEQQEQQAKREPVGNDVATILSRRIAVEYSDSEDDSELEENDWSD, encoded by the exons ATGCCGCTGGTGAAGAGAAACATCGAGCCGCGCCACCTCTGCCGAGGGGCGCTCCCCGAGGGCATCGGCAGCGAGCTGGAGTGTGTGATGAACAACACGCTTTCCGCCATCATCCGTCAGCTCAGCAGCCTGA gcAAACATGCGGAGGACATATTTGGCGAGCTGTTTAATGAGGCCAACACCTTCTACCTGCGTGCCAATTCTCTCCAGGATCGCATTGATCGGCTGGCTGTCAAGGtcacacagctggactccactGTGGAGGAAG TTTCCTTGCAAGATATCAACATGAGGAAGGCCTTCAAGAGCTCCACCACTCAGGACCAGCAGGTGGTGTCCAAGAGCAGCGTTCCCACTCCGGTCAAAGAGATGTACAACCTGAGCGACAAGCCTCCACCTCTCAACATACTAACACCTTACAG GGATGACCACAAGGAGGCACTTAAGTTCTACACAGACCCCTCCTACTTCTTTGACCTGTGGAAAGAAAAGATGCTGCAGGACACGGAGGACAAgaggaaagagaaaaggaaGCAGAAG GAGCAGAGGCGCTGTGTGGATGGGACACTACAGAGGGAGGTCAAGAAGGTCCGCAAAGCGAGGAACCGTCGGCAGGAGTGGAATATGATGGCTTTGGATAAGGAGCTGCGGCCAGACCATCGACACACCATACACCGGGACAGAGGCGCTTCCTCTGAGGGCTCGATGTCACCAGAGAACAG GGGACACGGGCTGGATCAGCACCACTACCCCAACAGTATGAACCATGCTGGTCACGCCCACACCTACTCCGGCCCTCCACCCAGCGCCCTAGTTGCCCAGATGACTGCCGGACACGCACCACGCGGAGGAGGGGAACACGACAACAGAGGCAGGACCATGATGGCCTATCAGGGTGGCACACTGGGCCGCTCTCACCACCACCACGTTCCACTGCCTCCTCCACCCACTGAGGTTATGAACGGTGGCTCTATGTCTCTCCCACCAGTGGACTACAG TATGGACGGCTATGCCAACACTggtcctcctccccctcctcctgctcctgtcATCCCTTCTGCTCAGACGGCCTTTGCCTCACCTCCTGGAGGTCCGATGCCTCCCGGACCAATGGCTGGTGCTGTCGGCTATGCTCCGCCTCCACCACCTGTATCTGGAGCCCAGgctgctccacctcctcctggtcctccacctcctccacttCCAGCTGGTGCCTCCCACTCCACAACGCACAAGATGTCCTCCGCCGCATCCGCTGAGACCACAGCGGTCAACGACGCCCGCAGCGATCTGCTGGCTGCGATACGTATGG GCATACAGCTGAAGAAAGTAcaggagcagcaggagcagcaggcaAAGAGAGAGCCGGTTGGAAATGACGTGGCCACCATCCTGTCGCGACGCATCGCTGTGGAATACTCCGACTCGGAGGATGACTCCGAGTTGGAGGAGAATGATTGGTCAGATTAA